From one Burkholderia latens genomic stretch:
- a CDS encoding alpha/beta hydrolase: MTDVLPLTTAPESGLQYLLRPAAGRAASRLLLPHGVGGNETNLLNLAGTLDPRIEIAFVRGPLTLGPNQYAWFPVRFGANGPEIDAARAEASRVQLITLLRTLSRQDTGKGAPAIPTVIAGFSQGGIMSASVGLTSPADVAAFAVLCGRILPEIDPLIAPRDALSALHALVMHGRFDDKLPVAWAETADAKLTALGVAHDTRLYDAGHELTAPMAREFGRWVAARSGLN; the protein is encoded by the coding sequence ATGACCGACGTCCTGCCGCTGACCACCGCCCCCGAATCCGGCCTCCAGTACCTGCTGCGCCCGGCCGCCGGCCGCGCAGCGAGCCGCCTGTTGTTGCCGCACGGCGTCGGCGGCAACGAGACCAACCTGCTGAACCTGGCCGGCACGCTCGACCCGCGCATCGAAATCGCGTTCGTCCGCGGCCCGCTGACGTTAGGTCCGAACCAGTACGCGTGGTTTCCGGTGCGCTTCGGCGCGAACGGCCCCGAAATCGACGCGGCCCGCGCCGAGGCGAGCCGCGTGCAGTTGATCACGCTGCTGCGTACATTGAGCCGACAAGACACGGGAAAGGGCGCTCCCGCAATCCCCACCGTGATCGCCGGCTTCAGCCAGGGCGGGATCATGAGCGCGAGCGTCGGCCTCACATCCCCGGCCGACGTTGCTGCATTCGCGGTGCTGTGCGGCCGCATCCTGCCGGAGATCGATCCGCTGATCGCACCGCGCGATGCATTGAGCGCGCTCCATGCACTGGTGATGCACGGCCGCTTCGACGACAAGCTGCCGGTCGCGTGGGCCGAGACGGCGGACGCGAAGCTGACGGCGCTTGGCGTCGCGCACGATACGCGGCTCTACGACGCCGGCCACGAGCTCACCGCGCCGATGGCCCGCGAGTTCGGCCGTTGGGTCGCCGCACGCAGCGGGTTGAACTAA
- a CDS encoding ATP-binding protein, which yields MTIRHRITLLVVLTFFALSAIGVYAVYQTRKSAADVRQVTQGIVPSALASADLVADVKNIQIATMTLVYAPDANTAAQARDELKAKQAALRTALDAQAKSAVGHAQEGLVAQARDSATNYFAAIDDTVKMKADGKPEMAQAYLFANVAQYRDELESIVDTLRVEKNRQKDDAIRALNGMLSTTATAIGGVAGTAVVLLTALGFVLYRQITRPLSRMQTMMSEIATSQDFTRRVPVGRMDEIGHSIVAFNGMIEKIQENAAQLKQKTADIQAMLQNMQQGILTVVEGGVVHAEYSAYLETIFETGDIAGRDLMALVFDDSSIGSDARSQVDAAVHACLGEDSMNFAFNEHLLVNEVAKRMPDGREKWLDLSWSAITDETDTVVRLMLCVRDVTEIRELTAQAGEQQRRLEMIGEILSISQDKFHDFVHSAKGFLSENERMIRQHERADHSIVAALFRNMHTIKGNARTYSLQHLTNIVHEAEQAYESLRRADGGPEWNRDALMEDLARVRDAVDHYATINAVTLGRHGEPAQHGGADYLMVERAHIRESLRMLDGADPANASDWRAARDSVRRLLSQLGTHGIGDALGGVIESLPSLAAELGKPAPVVHIDSNGHRVRSEIGATLKNVFMHLLRNAIDHGIETSDERRAAGKPAAGKIDIAVDVDDDALRFVLGDDGRGLALDRIRAIARERGWIDAGNEAELTDEAVAELIFRPGFSTARAVTEVSGRGVGMDAVRNFLKRDGGDIALRFIDDRVGASYRAFETIVSLPARFAADGANHDVEQPARVGLANVAATE from the coding sequence ATGACCATCCGTCATCGCATTACGCTGCTAGTCGTCCTGACGTTTTTCGCGCTGTCCGCGATCGGCGTGTACGCCGTGTACCAGACGCGCAAGAGCGCGGCCGACGTGCGTCAGGTCACCCAGGGGATCGTGCCGAGCGCGCTTGCGTCGGCCGATCTCGTCGCCGACGTGAAGAACATCCAGATCGCGACGATGACGCTCGTGTACGCGCCCGATGCAAACACGGCCGCGCAGGCGCGCGACGAACTGAAGGCGAAACAGGCCGCGTTGCGCACCGCGCTCGACGCGCAGGCGAAATCGGCCGTCGGACACGCGCAGGAGGGACTCGTCGCGCAGGCAAGGGACAGCGCGACGAACTATTTCGCCGCCATCGACGACACCGTGAAGATGAAGGCCGACGGCAAGCCCGAGATGGCGCAGGCGTACCTGTTCGCGAACGTCGCGCAGTATCGCGACGAGCTCGAAAGCATCGTCGACACGCTGCGCGTCGAGAAGAACCGCCAGAAGGACGACGCGATCCGCGCGCTGAACGGGATGCTGTCGACGACGGCGACTGCGATCGGCGGCGTCGCGGGCACGGCCGTCGTGCTGCTGACCGCGCTCGGCTTCGTGCTGTACCGGCAGATCACGCGTCCGCTGAGCCGGATGCAGACGATGATGAGCGAGATCGCGACGAGCCAGGACTTCACGCGCCGCGTGCCGGTGGGCCGGATGGACGAGATCGGCCATTCGATCGTCGCGTTCAACGGGATGATCGAGAAGATCCAGGAGAACGCTGCGCAACTGAAGCAGAAAACGGCCGACATTCAGGCGATGCTGCAGAACATGCAGCAGGGGATCCTGACCGTCGTTGAAGGCGGCGTCGTGCACGCCGAGTATTCGGCCTACCTCGAGACGATCTTCGAAACCGGCGACATTGCCGGCCGCGACCTGATGGCGCTGGTATTCGACGACTCGAGCATCGGCTCCGACGCGCGCTCGCAGGTCGACGCGGCCGTGCATGCGTGCCTCGGCGAGGACAGCATGAACTTCGCGTTCAACGAGCATCTGCTCGTCAACGAAGTCGCGAAGCGGATGCCCGACGGCCGCGAGAAATGGCTCGACCTGAGCTGGTCGGCAATCACCGACGAGACCGACACGGTCGTGCGGCTGATGCTGTGCGTGCGCGACGTGACGGAGATTCGCGAGTTGACCGCGCAGGCCGGCGAGCAGCAGCGTCGTCTCGAGATGATCGGCGAGATCCTGTCGATCAGCCAGGACAAGTTCCACGACTTCGTGCACAGCGCGAAGGGCTTCCTCAGCGAGAACGAGCGGATGATTCGCCAGCACGAACGCGCTGATCACTCGATCGTCGCGGCGCTGTTCCGCAACATGCACACGATCAAGGGCAATGCGCGCACGTACAGCCTGCAGCACTTGACCAACATCGTGCACGAGGCCGAGCAGGCGTACGAATCGCTGCGCCGCGCGGACGGCGGCCCCGAGTGGAACCGCGACGCGCTGATGGAGGATCTGGCCCGCGTGCGCGACGCGGTCGACCACTACGCGACGATCAACGCGGTCACGCTCGGCCGTCACGGCGAACCGGCGCAGCACGGCGGCGCCGACTATCTGATGGTCGAGCGCGCGCACATCCGCGAGAGCCTGCGCATGCTCGACGGCGCGGATCCGGCGAACGCGAGCGACTGGCGCGCGGCACGCGATTCGGTGCGCCGCCTGCTGAGCCAGCTTGGCACGCATGGCATCGGCGACGCGCTGGGCGGCGTGATCGAGTCGCTGCCGTCGCTTGCGGCCGAGCTCGGCAAGCCGGCGCCGGTCGTGCATATCGACAGCAACGGTCATCGCGTGCGCAGCGAAATCGGCGCGACGCTGAAGAACGTGTTCATGCACCTGCTGCGCAATGCGATCGACCACGGGATCGAAACGTCCGACGAACGGCGCGCGGCCGGCAAGCCGGCGGCAGGGAAGATCGACATCGCGGTCGACGTCGACGACGATGCGCTGCGTTTCGTGCTCGGCGACGACGGCCGCGGGCTGGCACTCGACCGGATTCGCGCGATCGCGCGCGAGCGCGGCTGGATCGACGCCGGCAACGAAGCCGAGTTGACCGATGAAGCGGTGGCCGAACTGATCTTCCGTCCGGGTTTCTCGACGGCACGCGCGGTGACCGAGGTGTCGGGGCGCGGCGTCGGGATGGACGCGGTGCGCAACTTCCTGAAGCGCGACGGCGGAGACATCGCGCTGCGCTTCATCGACGATCGAGTCGGCGCGTCGTATCGCGCATTCGAGACGATCGTTTCGCTGCCCGCACGTTTCGCAGCGGACGGCGCGAACCATGACGTCGAGCAGCCGGCCCGCGTCGGCCTCGCGAACGTCGCCGCGACGGAGTGA
- a CDS encoding methyl-accepting chemotaxis protein → MQAWMIHVGCALAGGLVVAAIAAIVCRIARARLVAAMTREDDALRNALGAAQTRADEAAAAHAEAAHAWARREAELEERVAREAADAGERRDALQALAAERTALSQLATKLADEAARLRGLAGTFERWHEQMISLTTQNQDMRTKNQELSAIVAHVSIVSLNASIEAARAGAAGRGFSIVASEVRGLAARSQQLSNSYRDSLNRNDLVTAATFQDIQAGGKMITAALATVETLAGQLHARLEGAAA, encoded by the coding sequence GTGCAAGCGTGGATGATTCATGTCGGGTGCGCGTTGGCGGGCGGCCTCGTGGTCGCGGCGATCGCCGCGATCGTCTGCCGGATCGCGCGTGCGCGGCTCGTCGCGGCGATGACGCGCGAAGACGACGCATTGCGCAACGCGCTCGGCGCGGCGCAAACGCGCGCAGACGAAGCCGCGGCCGCGCATGCCGAAGCGGCGCACGCATGGGCCCGGCGCGAAGCGGAGCTGGAGGAGCGCGTCGCGCGCGAGGCGGCCGATGCGGGCGAACGGCGCGACGCGCTGCAGGCGCTTGCGGCCGAACGCACTGCGTTGTCGCAGCTTGCGACGAAACTCGCCGACGAGGCGGCGCGGCTGCGCGGGCTTGCCGGCACGTTCGAGCGCTGGCACGAACAGATGATTTCGCTGACCACGCAGAACCAGGACATGCGCACGAAGAATCAGGAATTGTCCGCGATCGTCGCGCATGTATCGATCGTATCGCTGAACGCGTCGATCGAAGCCGCGCGCGCGGGGGCCGCCGGACGCGGTTTCTCGATCGTCGCAAGCGAGGTGCGCGGGCTCGCCGCACGTTCGCAGCAACTGTCGAACAGCTATCGCGACAGCCTGAACCGCAACGACCTCGTGACGGCCGCGACCTTCCAGGACATCCAGGCCGGCGGCAAGATGATCACCGCCGCGCTCGCGACGGTCGAGACGCTCGCGGGGCAACTGCATGCACGGCTCGAAGGAGCGGCAGCGTGA
- a CDS encoding chemotaxis protein CheX — protein MTVDQPVSKVLVLDDSRAHAAAIKRFCDEHNLVGLTVRRNRLLKVLRSNIDLGAILLAEDYGGSPAESAIVATQIDALRPELPIILRRTSDAARDALPAALARVACAAYAADDLTPLKRAIGEYLFSRDYPNALVRGIAEITEARLDGLFPGMTIERDTPCIVRDQIIFGEVFSLIALESAWCRGYMLLQTSEQPLLDMIGGTRDDGRAPDFRDVNSVLGELTNLVWGAFKNRYLGDAEALARHPVQVPLVVNHKQKFISFGGDCPQLCFKYRMTDPASGRSVQLDQRFVFSLSWSPEDFRESVHDVGPMVESGELELF, from the coding sequence ATGACCGTAGACCAACCCGTCAGCAAGGTGCTGGTGCTCGACGACAGCCGCGCGCACGCGGCGGCGATCAAGCGCTTCTGCGACGAGCACAACCTCGTTGGCCTTACCGTGCGGCGCAACCGGCTGCTGAAAGTGCTGCGCTCGAACATCGATCTCGGCGCGATTCTGCTCGCCGAAGACTACGGCGGCTCGCCGGCCGAAAGCGCGATCGTCGCCACGCAGATCGACGCGCTGCGGCCGGAACTGCCGATCATCCTGCGCCGCACGTCGGACGCGGCGCGCGATGCGCTGCCCGCTGCACTCGCCCGCGTCGCATGCGCGGCCTACGCCGCCGACGATCTGACGCCGCTCAAGCGCGCGATCGGCGAATACCTGTTCAGCCGCGACTACCCGAACGCGCTCGTGCGAGGCATCGCAGAGATCACCGAGGCGCGTCTCGACGGCCTGTTCCCGGGCATGACGATCGAGCGCGACACGCCGTGCATCGTCCGCGACCAGATCATCTTCGGCGAAGTGTTCAGCCTGATTGCGCTGGAAAGCGCGTGGTGCCGCGGTTACATGCTGTTGCAGACGAGCGAGCAGCCGCTGCTCGACATGATCGGCGGCACGCGCGACGACGGCCGCGCACCTGATTTCCGCGACGTGAACAGCGTGCTGGGCGAGTTGACCAACCTCGTGTGGGGCGCGTTCAAGAACCGTTATCTCGGCGACGCGGAGGCGCTCGCGCGGCATCCGGTGCAGGTGCCGCTCGTCGTCAATCACAAGCAGAAGTTCATTTCGTTCGGCGGAGACTGTCCGCAGCTCTGCTTCAAATACCGGATGACCGACCCTGCATCGGGGCGCTCGGTGCAGCTCGACCAGCGTTTCGTGTTCAGCCTGAGCTGGTCGCCGGAAGATTTCCGCGAGTCGGTGCACGACGTCGGGCCGATGGTCGAGTCGGGCGAACTCGAACTGTTTTGA
- a CDS encoding response regulator, which produces MAKILVVDDSGTVRDEVAGFLRNHGLDVATAVDGKDGLAKLKATPGVRLVISDVNMPNMDGLTMAEKIRGELANASVNIVMLTTESSPAMKERGKAAGVKGWIVKPFKGDAVLDALKKLAG; this is translated from the coding sequence ATGGCAAAGATTCTGGTGGTCGACGATTCTGGTACGGTTCGCGATGAAGTCGCGGGTTTCCTGCGCAATCACGGGCTCGACGTCGCGACCGCGGTGGACGGCAAGGACGGGCTCGCGAAGCTCAAGGCGACGCCGGGCGTTCGCCTCGTAATCAGCGACGTGAACATGCCGAACATGGACGGCCTGACGATGGCCGAGAAGATTCGCGGCGAACTGGCGAACGCGTCGGTCAACATCGTGATGCTGACGACCGAAAGCAGCCCGGCGATGAAGGAGCGCGGCAAGGCGGCCGGCGTGAAGGGCTGGATCGTGAAACCGTTCAAGGGCGACGCGGTGCTCGACGCGCTGAAGAAGCTCGCGGGCTGA
- a CDS encoding enoyl-CoA hydratase has translation MESSQDTSEPILLRDVRDGVVTLRLNRPHQFNALSEAMLASLHDAFDSLAADSHVRCVVLAAEGKAFCAGHDLRQMRGRPELAYYRALFAQCSSVMLAMRALPVPVIARVQGIATAAGCQLVAACDLAIAADTARFAVSGINVGLFCSTPAVALSRNVSAKREFDMLVTGRFVDAATAAAWGLVNEAVPEDALDAAVARKVAEIVAKSPAAVRYGKQMFYRQREMALDDAYAFAGDVMARNMMEEDAGEGIDAFLEKRKPTWRS, from the coding sequence ATGGAATCCAGTCAAGACACATCCGAGCCGATTCTGCTGCGCGACGTGCGCGACGGCGTCGTCACGCTGCGCCTGAACCGGCCGCACCAGTTCAACGCGCTGTCGGAGGCGATGCTCGCAAGCCTGCACGACGCGTTCGACTCGCTCGCTGCCGATTCGCACGTACGCTGCGTCGTGCTTGCCGCCGAGGGCAAGGCCTTCTGCGCGGGCCACGACCTGCGGCAGATGCGCGGCAGGCCCGAACTCGCTTACTACCGCGCACTGTTCGCGCAATGCAGTAGCGTGATGCTGGCGATGCGCGCGTTGCCGGTGCCGGTGATCGCGCGCGTGCAGGGCATTGCGACGGCGGCCGGCTGCCAGCTTGTCGCCGCATGCGATCTCGCGATCGCTGCCGACACCGCGCGCTTCGCGGTGTCGGGCATCAACGTCGGGCTGTTCTGTTCGACGCCGGCCGTTGCGTTGAGTCGCAACGTGTCGGCGAAGCGCGAATTCGACATGCTCGTCACCGGGCGTTTCGTCGATGCGGCGACGGCTGCCGCGTGGGGGCTCGTCAACGAAGCGGTGCCGGAGGACGCGCTCGACGCGGCCGTCGCGCGCAAGGTCGCCGAGATCGTCGCGAAGAGTCCGGCGGCGGTGCGTTACGGCAAGCAGATGTTCTACCGGCAGCGCGAGATGGCGCTCGACGATGCGTACGCGTTCGCGGGCGACGTGATGGCGCGCAACATGATGGAAGAGGACGCGGGCGAGGGAATCGACGCGTTCCTGGAAAAGCGCAAGCCGACTTGGCGGTCGTGA
- the alr gene encoding alanine racemase: MPRPIVAHIRPDAVRHNLEFIRRTAAQSRVWAVVKANAYGHGIERIYPGLAAADGIALLDLDEAVRVRELGWNKPVLLLEGIFEAADVELADRHRLTVAVHCDEQLDLLIAAKPQQPIDIQLKMNSGMNRLGYRPHAFRAAWERAAASPSIGKITLMTHFANADEGEVDWQLEQFDAATAGIPGERSTSNSAAVLWHPGAHRDWVRPGTILYGASPTGASRHIADTPLTAAMTLTSKIIGVQTLAPQETVGYGRRFTADRPMRIGVVACGYADGYPRHAPTGTPISVDGVLTHVVGRVSMDMLTVDLTPCPSAGIGSSVELWGDQVKVDDVAQASGTIGYELMCALARRVPVVIVPPGAAAVQPAPRTGSYGR; encoded by the coding sequence ATGCCCCGTCCCATCGTCGCCCATATCCGTCCGGACGCCGTCCGCCACAACCTCGAGTTCATCCGTCGCACCGCCGCGCAATCGCGCGTGTGGGCCGTGGTCAAGGCCAATGCATATGGTCACGGGATCGAGCGGATCTATCCGGGCCTCGCTGCCGCCGACGGCATCGCGCTGCTCGATCTGGACGAAGCCGTTCGAGTTCGCGAGCTCGGCTGGAACAAACCGGTGCTGTTGCTCGAAGGGATTTTCGAGGCGGCCGACGTCGAGCTCGCCGATCGCCATCGGCTGACCGTTGCCGTGCACTGCGACGAGCAACTCGACCTGCTGATCGCCGCGAAGCCGCAGCAGCCGATCGACATCCAGCTGAAGATGAACTCGGGAATGAACCGGCTCGGCTACCGGCCGCACGCGTTCCGCGCCGCGTGGGAGCGCGCCGCAGCCTCGCCGTCGATCGGCAAGATCACGCTGATGACGCATTTCGCGAACGCCGACGAAGGCGAAGTCGACTGGCAGCTCGAACAGTTCGACGCCGCCACCGCCGGAATTCCGGGCGAGCGCTCGACGTCGAATTCCGCGGCCGTGCTGTGGCATCCCGGCGCACACCGCGACTGGGTGCGGCCCGGCACGATCCTGTACGGTGCGTCGCCGACGGGGGCGTCGCGGCATATCGCCGACACGCCGCTGACGGCCGCGATGACGCTGACCAGCAAGATCATCGGCGTGCAGACGCTCGCCCCACAGGAAACGGTCGGCTACGGCCGCCGCTTTACGGCGGACCGGCCGATGCGGATCGGCGTCGTCGCGTGCGGCTATGCGGACGGGTATCCGCGCCATGCGCCGACCGGCACGCCGATCTCGGTGGATGGCGTGCTCACGCACGTCGTCGGCCGCGTGTCGATGGACATGCTGACCGTCGACCTGACACCGTGCCCGAGCGCGGGCATCGGCTCGAGCGTCGAGCTGTGGGGCGATCAGGTGAAGGTGGACGACGTCGCGCAAGCCAGCGGCACGATCGGCTACGAGCTGATGTGCGCGCTTGCGCGCCGCGTGCCGGTCGTGATCGTGCCGCCCGGTGCGGCGGCGGTGCAGCCGGCGCCACGCACCGGCAGCTACGGGCGATAA
- a CDS encoding MAPEG family protein: MTTSQLCLFIVALLPFPMTFLAKARKGYDNHAPREYLAKLEGWRARAQAAHQNSWEAFALFTAALVVAWHNGANPQHVDRLAIAFVAIRVVYALMYLLNWATLRSLVWFGGMACVVALFFATP; encoded by the coding sequence ATGACGACGTCCCAACTGTGCCTGTTCATCGTCGCGCTGTTGCCATTCCCGATGACGTTCCTGGCGAAGGCCCGCAAGGGGTACGACAACCATGCGCCGCGCGAATACCTGGCGAAGCTCGAAGGCTGGCGTGCGCGGGCGCAGGCGGCCCACCAGAATTCATGGGAAGCGTTCGCACTGTTCACGGCCGCGCTGGTGGTCGCCTGGCACAACGGCGCGAACCCGCAGCACGTCGACCGGCTCGCGATTGCATTCGTCGCGATCCGCGTCGTCTATGCGCTGATGTATCTGCTGAACTGGGCGACGCTGCGCTCGCTCGTGTGGTTCGGCGGAATGGCCTGCGTCGTCGCGCTGTTCTTCGCGACGCCGTGA
- the glnH gene encoding glutamine ABC transporter substrate-binding protein GlnH encodes MIRRSFLKAVAVAAALGASIAHADTKTLVVGTDTSFMPFEFKQGDKYVGFDLDLWAEIAKDQGWKYTIQPMDFAGLIPALQTQNIDVALSGMTIKEERKKAIDFSAPYYDSGLAAMVQAGNTSIKSIDDLNGKVIAAKTGTATIDWIKAHLKPKEIRQFPNIDQAYLALEAGRVDAAMHDTPNVLFFVNNEGKGKVKVAGQPVSGDQYGIGFPKGSALVPKVNASLVKIKAVGRYAQIYKKWFGAEPPKM; translated from the coding sequence ATGATTCGCCGTTCCTTCCTGAAAGCCGTCGCGGTCGCAGCCGCGCTCGGCGCCAGCATCGCCCACGCGGATACGAAGACGCTCGTCGTCGGCACCGATACGTCGTTCATGCCGTTCGAGTTCAAGCAGGGCGACAAGTACGTCGGCTTCGATCTCGACCTGTGGGCCGAGATCGCGAAGGACCAGGGCTGGAAATACACGATCCAGCCGATGGACTTCGCGGGCCTGATTCCGGCACTGCAGACGCAGAACATCGACGTTGCGCTGTCGGGCATGACGATCAAGGAAGAGCGGAAGAAGGCGATCGATTTCTCCGCGCCGTATTACGACAGCGGGCTCGCGGCGATGGTGCAGGCGGGCAATACGTCGATCAAGTCGATCGACGACCTGAACGGCAAGGTCATCGCCGCGAAAACGGGCACCGCGACGATCGACTGGATCAAGGCGCACCTGAAGCCGAAGGAAATCCGCCAGTTCCCGAACATCGATCAGGCGTACCTTGCACTCGAGGCCGGCCGCGTCGACGCGGCGATGCACGACACGCCGAACGTGTTGTTCTTCGTGAACAACGAGGGCAAGGGCAAGGTGAAGGTCGCGGGGCAGCCGGTCAGCGGCGACCAGTACGGGATCGGCTTCCCGAAGGGCAGCGCGCTCGTGCCGAAGGTCAACGCGTCGCTCGTGAAAATCAAGGCCGTCGGCCGCTACGCACAGATCTACAAGAAGTGGTTCGGCGCCGAGCCGCCGAAGATGTGA